In one window of Erythrolamprus reginae isolate rEryReg1 chromosome 1, rEryReg1.hap1, whole genome shotgun sequence DNA:
- the TUBE1 gene encoding tubulin epsilon chain isoform X2: MEEGVVNEILQGPLREVFDSKQLITDVSGSGNNWAVGHNVYGCQYREHIIEKLRKTAEHCDCLQCFFVIHSMGGGTGSGLGTFLLTVLEDEFPEVYRFVTSVYPSREDDVITSPYNSVLAMKELSEHADCVLPIENESLFDIVSKINQMTTSGKLGSVVKQSSLVTSSAGGIKHLQEKPFDAMNNIVANLLLNLTSSARFEGSLNMDLNEISMNLVPFPRLHYLVSSLTPLYTLADVNVPSRRLDQMFSDAFSKEHQLLRADPRHNLYLACALLVRGNVQISDLRRNIERLKPSLQFVSWNQEGWKTGLCSVPPVGHSHSLLALANNTCIKPTFIELKERFMKLYKKKAHLHHYLHVDGMDQNCFSEALSSLSNLIEDYNQLEAANSGPAVDPPRLKIVM, encoded by the exons ATGGAGGAGGGTGTGGTGAATGAAATACTTCAGGGACCATTAAGAGAGGTGTTTGATAGCAAACAGCTGATCACAGATGTTTCTGGCTCAGGGAACAATTG GGCTGTGGGTCATAATGTGTATGGATGTCAGTACCGAGAGCATATTATTGAAAAATTGAGAAAAACTGCAGAGCACTGTGACTGTCTGCAATGCTTCTTTGTTATTCATTCAATGGGAGGGG GAACAGGATCTGGTCTTGGTACATTTTTACTAACAGTGCTTGAAGATGAATTTCCAGAAGTATATAGATTTGTGACTTCAGTTTATCCATCACGTGAGGATGATGTGATCACATCTCCATATAACAGTGTATTGGCTATGAAGGAACTCAGTGAACATGCCGACTGTGTATTACCAATTGAAAATGAG TCTTTATTTGACATAGTTAGCAAAATTAACCAGATGACCACCTCTGGAAAGCTAGGATCAGTTGTAAAACAAAGCAGCTTGGTGACTTCGAGTGCAGGTGGaataaaacatcttcaagaaaaaccTTTTGATGCTATGAACAACATTGTGGCTAACTTATTATTGAACCTGACCAG CTCTGCTAGATTTGAAGGATCTCTTAATATGGATCTTAATGAAATCAGCATGAACTTGGTTCCCTTTCCTCGACTTCATTATCTAGTTTCCAGCTTGACCCCTCTTTATACTCTTGCTGATGTTAATGTGCCTTCTCGAAG GTTGGATCAAATGTTTTCTGATGCTTTTAGCAAAGAACACCAGCTATTACGAGCTGATCCAAGACATAATTTGTACCTTGCTTGTGCCCTCTTAGTCAGAGGAAACGTACAAATTTCAGATCTTCGTAGAAATATTGAACG GTTGAAGCCTTCACTTCAGTTTGTATCCTGGAATCAAGAAGGATGGAAAACTGGTTTATGTTCAGTACCTCCAGTTGGCCATTCCCATTCTTTGTTGGCATTGGCAAATAATACCTGCATTAAACCAACTTTCATTGAACTCAAAGAGAGATTCATGAAGTTGTACAAGAAAAAG GCTCACCTTCATCATTACCTACATGTTGATGGGATGGATCAGAACTGTTTTTCTGAAGCACTTTCATCGCTGTCAAATTTAATAGAGGACTATAATCAGCTTGAAGCTGCTAACAGTGGCCCTGCAGTAGATCCACCGAGATTGAAGATTGTGATGTAG
- the TUBE1 gene encoding tubulin epsilon chain isoform X1, protein MTQSVVVQVGQCGNQIGCRFWDLALREHATVNKKGLYDEALSSFFRNVNTRTDGDSADISRGKICSLKARALLIDMEEGVVNEILQGPLREVFDSKQLITDVSGSGNNWAVGHNVYGCQYREHIIEKLRKTAEHCDCLQCFFVIHSMGGGTGSGLGTFLLTVLEDEFPEVYRFVTSVYPSREDDVITSPYNSVLAMKELSEHADCVLPIENESLFDIVSKINQMTTSGKLGSVVKQSSLVTSSAGGIKHLQEKPFDAMNNIVANLLLNLTSSARFEGSLNMDLNEISMNLVPFPRLHYLVSSLTPLYTLADVNVPSRRLDQMFSDAFSKEHQLLRADPRHNLYLACALLVRGNVQISDLRRNIERLKPSLQFVSWNQEGWKTGLCSVPPVGHSHSLLALANNTCIKPTFIELKERFMKLYKKKAHLHHYLHVDGMDQNCFSEALSSLSNLIEDYNQLEAANSGPAVDPPRLKIVM, encoded by the exons aaagGACTTTATGATGAAGCATTAAGCAGTTTCTTTAGAAATGTGAACACTAG AACAGATGGTGACAGTGCTGacatttccagaggaaaaatcTGTTCCTTAAAAGCACGT GCTCTACTGATTGACATGGAGGAGGGTGTGGTGAATGAAATACTTCAGGGACCATTAAGAGAGGTGTTTGATAGCAAACAGCTGATCACAGATGTTTCTGGCTCAGGGAACAATTG GGCTGTGGGTCATAATGTGTATGGATGTCAGTACCGAGAGCATATTATTGAAAAATTGAGAAAAACTGCAGAGCACTGTGACTGTCTGCAATGCTTCTTTGTTATTCATTCAATGGGAGGGG GAACAGGATCTGGTCTTGGTACATTTTTACTAACAGTGCTTGAAGATGAATTTCCAGAAGTATATAGATTTGTGACTTCAGTTTATCCATCACGTGAGGATGATGTGATCACATCTCCATATAACAGTGTATTGGCTATGAAGGAACTCAGTGAACATGCCGACTGTGTATTACCAATTGAAAATGAG TCTTTATTTGACATAGTTAGCAAAATTAACCAGATGACCACCTCTGGAAAGCTAGGATCAGTTGTAAAACAAAGCAGCTTGGTGACTTCGAGTGCAGGTGGaataaaacatcttcaagaaaaaccTTTTGATGCTATGAACAACATTGTGGCTAACTTATTATTGAACCTGACCAG CTCTGCTAGATTTGAAGGATCTCTTAATATGGATCTTAATGAAATCAGCATGAACTTGGTTCCCTTTCCTCGACTTCATTATCTAGTTTCCAGCTTGACCCCTCTTTATACTCTTGCTGATGTTAATGTGCCTTCTCGAAG GTTGGATCAAATGTTTTCTGATGCTTTTAGCAAAGAACACCAGCTATTACGAGCTGATCCAAGACATAATTTGTACCTTGCTTGTGCCCTCTTAGTCAGAGGAAACGTACAAATTTCAGATCTTCGTAGAAATATTGAACG GTTGAAGCCTTCACTTCAGTTTGTATCCTGGAATCAAGAAGGATGGAAAACTGGTTTATGTTCAGTACCTCCAGTTGGCCATTCCCATTCTTTGTTGGCATTGGCAAATAATACCTGCATTAAACCAACTTTCATTGAACTCAAAGAGAGATTCATGAAGTTGTACAAGAAAAAG GCTCACCTTCATCATTACCTACATGTTGATGGGATGGATCAGAACTGTTTTTCTGAAGCACTTTCATCGCTGTCAAATTTAATAGAGGACTATAATCAGCTTGAAGCTGCTAACAGTGGCCCTGCAGTAGATCCACCGAGATTGAAGATTGTGATGTAG